Proteins encoded in a region of the Pseudomonas syringae KCTC 12500 genome:
- a CDS encoding methyl-accepting chemotaxis protein, whose product MAIYLFACLQSSIRNSARGITTLAESLRDGNLCVEVAVQGRDELAAISRALNVAVVQLRTSLLGVNQETVRVGDAVLTLSAQSSGTLTEVEDQQQQISQIAAAATELAATSQGVARSCEQASESARQTRQIAQQSSQDSQRTTDSIQQLNQRLTETAAALGRVSEQGQQIQSVVDAIRGIAEQTNLLALNAAIEAARAGEQGRGFAVVADEVRSLSQRTQASTAQIAGTVDSLRSTVTQAVNLMEAACGQAVNDAQSVTGLGVRLGEIAIAVQGVTDTLAQISTAVEEQATTADEVSSNIQQVDQAAGRLLEGARAVNQAADTLSQGSRALNDNTARFRLG is encoded by the coding sequence ATGGCGATCTATCTGTTCGCCTGTCTGCAATCCTCGATTCGCAACAGCGCCAGAGGCATCACCACGCTGGCTGAATCCCTGCGTGACGGCAATCTGTGTGTGGAAGTGGCTGTGCAGGGCCGTGACGAGCTGGCTGCCATCAGCCGCGCGCTGAACGTCGCGGTGGTGCAATTGCGCACCAGCCTGCTGGGCGTCAATCAGGAAACGGTTCGCGTCGGCGACGCCGTGCTGACGCTCAGTGCTCAGTCCAGCGGGACGCTCACCGAAGTCGAGGACCAGCAACAGCAGATCAGTCAGATCGCTGCAGCAGCCACCGAACTGGCTGCCACTTCCCAGGGCGTGGCCAGAAGCTGTGAGCAGGCATCGGAGAGCGCCAGGCAGACGCGTCAGATTGCTCAGCAAAGCAGCCAGGACAGCCAGCGCACCACTGACAGCATTCAGCAACTCAATCAGCGGCTGACCGAAACTGCCGCCGCGCTGGGCCGGGTCAGCGAGCAGGGCCAGCAGATTCAATCGGTGGTGGATGCCATTCGCGGTATCGCCGAACAGACCAACCTGCTGGCCCTCAACGCAGCCATCGAGGCGGCACGCGCCGGTGAGCAAGGCCGCGGGTTCGCCGTGGTTGCCGATGAAGTGCGCAGCCTGTCCCAGCGCACCCAGGCCTCGACCGCCCAGATCGCCGGCACGGTCGACAGCTTGCGCTCCACCGTGACGCAGGCAGTCAACCTGATGGAGGCGGCCTGTGGACAAGCCGTCAACGATGCGCAGTCGGTGACCGGTCTGGGCGTCCGCCTGGGCGAAATCGCCATAGCAGTGCAGGGTGTGACCGATACGCTGGCGCAGATATCGACCGCCGTGGAAGAACAGGCGACGACCGCTGATGAAGTGAGCAGCAACATCCAGCAGGTCGATCAGGCCGCAGGGCGTTTGCTGGAAGGTGCCCGTGCGGTCAATCAGGCGGCGGATACCTTGAGTCAGGGCAGTCGGGCGCTGAATGACAATACGGCGCGGTTTCGCTTGGGATAA
- a CDS encoding WxcM-like domain-containing protein, with the protein MSSAKDFFVHSHALCESENIGKDSRVWAFAHILPGARLGSECNVCDNVFIENDVIIGDRVTLKCGVQVWDGITIEDDVFIGPNATFTNDLFPRSKVYPQSFARTIIRKGASLGANCTILPGITIGINAMVGAGAVVTRSVPPNAIVVGNPAKIIGYVDAKPVNASSETRPEKAAPGVTATSVKNVTLHTMNEVADIRGSLSAGEFERSVPFKSERYFLVYDVPTAETRGEHAHRICHQFLVAVKGSVHVVADDGVNREEFILDKPNQGIHLPPMTWGIQYRYSQDAVLLVFASHYYDAGDYIRNYEEFKSLIANAE; encoded by the coding sequence ATGAGCAGCGCTAAGGATTTCTTTGTTCACAGCCATGCGCTGTGCGAGTCCGAGAATATCGGGAAAGATTCGCGTGTATGGGCGTTCGCGCATATCCTGCCAGGCGCACGCCTGGGCAGCGAGTGCAACGTGTGCGATAACGTTTTCATCGAAAACGACGTTATCATCGGCGATCGCGTGACGCTGAAATGCGGTGTACAGGTATGGGACGGCATTACCATTGAAGACGATGTCTTCATCGGTCCTAACGCCACATTTACCAATGACCTGTTCCCACGCAGCAAAGTCTATCCACAGAGTTTCGCGCGTACCATTATCAGAAAAGGCGCCTCACTGGGTGCTAACTGCACGATTCTTCCGGGCATTACCATCGGCATCAACGCCATGGTCGGCGCAGGTGCTGTCGTGACCCGCTCTGTACCGCCTAACGCTATAGTCGTAGGTAACCCGGCCAAGATCATTGGTTACGTGGACGCCAAGCCTGTCAACGCCAGTAGCGAGACACGCCCGGAAAAGGCTGCGCCAGGCGTAACCGCCACGTCAGTGAAGAACGTAACCTTGCACACCATGAATGAAGTCGCGGATATTCGCGGTAGTTTGTCGGCGGGCGAATTCGAGCGTTCGGTACCCTTCAAGTCCGAACGTTACTTCTTGGTCTACGACGTACCGACCGCCGAGACCCGGGGCGAACACGCGCACCGTATCTGTCACCAGTTTCTGGTGGCAGTGAAGGGCTCGGTTCATGTTGTAGCGGATGATGGTGTCAATCGTGAAGAGTTTATTCTCGACAAGCCGAATCAGGGCATCCACCTGCCACCGATGACCTGGGGTATTCAGTATCGCTATTCACAGGATGCCGTACTGTTGGTGTTTGCATCGCATTACTATGATGCCGGGGACTACATTCGTAACTACGAAGAATTCAAATCCCTGATCGCAAACGCTGAATAA
- a CDS encoding glycosyltransferase family 2 protein, whose translation MCTYNGAVYLREQLESFFAQTFRNWVLYVSDDASTDDTLRILSEYQVRWGAERLVIFSGPCKGFAENFVSLVRRPEIDADYFAFSDQDDVWFSDKLERSVGRLELLKPDKPALYCSRTRLVDADLKVIGVSPLFKKEPSFKNALVQSLAGANTMLINQAARDLLVKLPEHAPLIAHDWLTYLLVTGCGGQVFYDADPCLYYRQHRGNLIGANASTRERLVRFRKMLSGRFIEWNDANVAILKGMESALTEESRSVLAYFDTGRREVFLKRVLTLRKAGIYRQTVQGNLSLILAICVGRV comes from the coding sequence ATGTGCACGTATAACGGGGCTGTGTACCTTCGTGAGCAGCTCGAATCGTTTTTTGCTCAGACCTTTCGCAACTGGGTTCTTTATGTTTCCGATGATGCATCGACCGATGACACTCTTCGCATTTTGTCCGAATACCAGGTTCGCTGGGGTGCGGAGCGACTAGTCATTTTCAGCGGCCCCTGCAAGGGCTTTGCGGAGAACTTTGTCTCGCTGGTTCGACGCCCTGAAATAGACGCCGACTATTTTGCGTTCAGTGATCAGGATGACGTCTGGTTCAGCGACAAGCTGGAGAGAAGCGTGGGGCGCCTTGAGCTATTGAAGCCCGATAAACCGGCGCTTTACTGCTCCAGAACCAGGCTGGTCGATGCGGACTTGAAGGTAATCGGGGTTTCTCCGCTGTTCAAAAAAGAGCCGTCTTTTAAAAACGCCCTGGTTCAGAGCCTGGCAGGTGCCAATACCATGCTGATCAACCAGGCGGCGCGAGATCTTTTGGTCAAATTGCCTGAACACGCCCCACTGATCGCCCATGACTGGCTGACCTATCTTCTTGTTACGGGGTGCGGTGGTCAGGTTTTCTATGATGCCGACCCCTGCCTCTACTATCGCCAGCACCGAGGAAACTTGATCGGGGCCAATGCGAGTACTCGAGAAAGGCTGGTACGGTTTCGTAAAATGCTCTCGGGGCGATTTATAGAGTGGAACGATGCGAACGTGGCCATTCTGAAGGGGATGGAGTCTGCGCTTACTGAAGAAAGCAGGAGCGTACTGGCGTATTTCGACACCGGTCGAAGAGAAGTTTTTTTAAAGCGCGTCTTGACTCTGCGAAAGGCCGGGATCTACCGGCAGACGGTGCAGGGCAATCTAAGTCTGATATTGGCAATATGTGTGGGGCGAGTGTAG
- a CDS encoding glycosyltransferase family 2 protein, which produces MLKRLRHENSLQKKQSSAAIEKLQRELVLEQQKLARKEAVFTAALIERDTHIHNLNLTIMELQGSTSWKITSPLRKIVAAIRRARGGEQAAAPFPAHGSLPHTVEPEETELIHSEHVPEHVNTYTQWVEEFDTIDDIDRLCMYEEMGAWKTKPLLSIIMPVYNPPIDMLREAIESIKTQVYFNWELCIADDASTDHRVRLFLEQSVKSDHRIKVTYREQNGHISKASNSALDVATGEFIVLMDNDDTLPEHALFWVAKTINNHPDAAVIYSDEDKIDEQGIRSAPYFKTDWNPYLFRSHNMISHLGVYRKELVDRVGGFRIGMEGSQDYDLALRCVEQVEAAQIIHIPRVLYHWRMHAGSTAMSTDEKPYAQNAGQKALDEHLKRSGIAGHAELLDFGMYRVHYDLPAVKPLVSLIIPTRNAYALVKQCIESIRHKTLYPNYEIILVDNGSDDPQSLQYFEMLSRLTGVTVLRDDGEFNYSALNNNAVEHAKGELIGLINNDIEVINPEWLDEMVSLALQPNAGAIGARLWYPDERLQHGGVIMGPLTLAGHAHKMLPRGHHGYFGRASLIQGMSAVTAACLVVKKSVFQEVGGLNAKDLKIAFNDVDLCLKIMQAGYQNIWTPNADLYHHESATRGFEDTPEKIKRFISEVEYMQNKWRAIIKHDPYYNPNLTISAEDFSVAFPPRVTDLAGGM; this is translated from the coding sequence ATGCTTAAGCGTCTCCGCCACGAGAACTCGCTTCAGAAAAAGCAATCTTCTGCTGCCATAGAGAAGCTGCAGCGAGAGCTGGTTTTAGAGCAGCAAAAACTGGCAAGAAAGGAAGCAGTGTTCACGGCGGCTTTGATCGAGCGAGATACGCATATCCATAATTTGAACCTGACCATTATGGAGCTACAAGGCTCGACCAGCTGGAAGATAACATCTCCGCTTAGAAAAATAGTTGCTGCCATTCGACGCGCGCGCGGCGGAGAGCAGGCAGCTGCGCCATTTCCTGCACATGGCTCGCTTCCGCATACCGTGGAGCCAGAAGAGACAGAGCTCATTCACTCTGAACACGTGCCAGAGCATGTCAATACGTACACGCAATGGGTCGAAGAGTTTGACACCATTGACGATATTGATCGCCTTTGCATGTATGAGGAAATGGGAGCTTGGAAAACCAAGCCGCTGCTGTCGATCATCATGCCTGTTTACAATCCGCCTATCGACATGCTGAGAGAAGCCATCGAAAGCATAAAAACCCAAGTTTATTTCAACTGGGAATTGTGCATAGCCGACGATGCGTCAACCGATCACCGTGTTCGGCTGTTTCTTGAACAGAGTGTCAAATCAGACCACCGGATAAAAGTCACCTATCGTGAACAGAATGGTCACATTTCGAAGGCCAGCAATTCTGCACTCGACGTCGCAACAGGTGAGTTCATTGTCCTGATGGATAACGATGACACGCTTCCTGAGCACGCCTTGTTCTGGGTGGCCAAAACAATCAATAACCATCCTGATGCGGCTGTAATTTATTCGGATGAAGACAAGATAGACGAGCAGGGCATCAGATCGGCTCCCTATTTTAAAACCGACTGGAACCCTTACCTCTTCCGCTCGCACAACATGATCAGCCATCTTGGCGTGTACCGGAAAGAACTCGTTGATAGAGTCGGGGGGTTTCGGATCGGTATGGAAGGATCCCAGGATTATGATCTGGCGCTTCGTTGCGTTGAGCAAGTCGAGGCTGCCCAGATCATTCATATCCCTCGCGTACTTTATCATTGGCGCATGCATGCAGGCAGCACTGCAATGTCCACCGATGAAAAGCCCTATGCACAAAATGCCGGGCAAAAGGCACTTGATGAACACCTGAAAAGATCTGGAATAGCCGGGCATGCCGAGCTACTGGATTTTGGCATGTACCGTGTTCATTACGACTTGCCTGCTGTGAAGCCTTTGGTGAGTTTGATCATTCCGACGCGGAACGCTTACGCGTTGGTGAAGCAATGCATTGAGAGTATTCGTCACAAGACGCTTTATCCCAACTACGAAATCATTCTGGTTGATAACGGTTCTGATGATCCGCAGTCGCTGCAGTATTTCGAGATGCTCTCACGCCTGACGGGTGTCACCGTGCTTCGTGACGATGGTGAATTCAACTACTCCGCACTGAATAACAACGCGGTAGAGCACGCCAAGGGTGAGCTTATCGGGTTGATCAACAACGATATCGAAGTCATCAATCCTGAGTGGCTGGATGAAATGGTGTCCCTGGCGTTGCAGCCTAACGCTGGAGCTATTGGTGCACGGTTGTGGTATCCCGATGAGCGGCTACAGCATGGTGGCGTCATCATGGGGCCACTCACTCTCGCCGGGCACGCTCATAAAATGCTGCCCAGGGGGCACCACGGCTATTTCGGAAGGGCATCTCTGATTCAGGGGATGTCTGCGGTGACAGCAGCGTGTTTGGTCGTTAAAAAATCAGTCTTCCAGGAAGTAGGCGGGCTCAACGCCAAGGATCTGAAGATTGCCTTCAATGATGTGGACTTGTGCCTGAAGATCATGCAGGCCGGGTATCAGAATATCTGGACCCCAAATGCAGACCTTTACCATCATGAGTCGGCGACGCGTGGCTTTGAGGATACGCCTGAAAAAATTAAGCGGTTTATTAGTGAAGTCGAGTACATGCAGAACAAGTGGCGTGCGATTATAAAGCACGACCCTTACTACAACCCTAACCTGACTATATCTGCAGAAGACTTTTCGGTAGCGTTCCCACCACGTGTTACTGATTTGGCGGGTGGCATGTAG
- a CDS encoding LysR family transcriptional regulator has protein sequence MNLRTLRTFVEVVRQGSFSQAADVVSLTQSTVSKAVKTLEDELGTPLLSRIGHRSELTAAGEIVYRRALTLLAERNDLLTELNDLRGLKGGVLRIGLPPVGSGALFAAMFTQYRARYPDIDIQLTEHGASKLHECLASGEVELAALLKMNSFSEEFDYQDVRIEPVVVVMAANHPLAKRKRVVIEDLAETPFILFEAGFALNTMIKLACDRKGVTPKVTARSGQVDFIVDLVSAGLGVAFLPRMLAQKHYHDGIRLVALNEPDTDWHMVLAWRKNAHLSPAAEAWLTLARETRLPTTS, from the coding sequence GTGAACCTTCGAACATTACGCACTTTTGTCGAAGTGGTACGTCAGGGTAGCTTCTCCCAGGCCGCTGATGTGGTATCGCTCACCCAGTCCACCGTCAGCAAGGCCGTCAAGACCCTTGAAGACGAATTGGGCACGCCGCTGTTGAGCCGTATTGGCCACCGCAGCGAACTGACCGCCGCCGGCGAAATCGTCTACCGCCGCGCCTTGACCCTGTTGGCCGAGCGCAACGATCTGCTGACCGAGCTCAACGACCTGCGTGGTTTGAAGGGCGGCGTGTTGCGCATCGGTCTGCCTCCCGTGGGCAGTGGTGCGCTTTTCGCCGCCATGTTCACTCAATACCGCGCCCGCTATCCGGATATCGATATTCAGCTCACCGAACACGGCGCGAGCAAACTGCATGAGTGCCTGGCTTCGGGAGAAGTAGAGCTGGCAGCACTGCTGAAGATGAACTCGTTCAGTGAAGAGTTTGATTACCAGGATGTGCGTATCGAGCCCGTAGTGGTGGTCATGGCAGCGAACCATCCATTGGCCAAGCGCAAACGAGTCGTCATTGAAGACCTGGCCGAAACGCCGTTTATCCTCTTCGAGGCGGGGTTTGCACTGAACACCATGATTAAACTGGCATGCGACCGCAAGGGCGTTACGCCCAAAGTGACTGCACGCAGTGGTCAGGTCGACTTTATTGTAGATCTGGTCTCGGCAGGGTTGGGTGTCGCATTCTTGCCGAGAATGCTGGCGCAGAAGCACTATCACGACGGGATTCGATTGGTTGCGCTGAACGAGCCGGATACGGATTGGCATATGGTGTTGGCATGGCGCAAGAACGCGCACTTGTCACCTGCGGCCGAGGCCTGGTTGACCCTCGCCAGGGAAACCCGTCTTCCGACGACGTCCTGA
- a CDS encoding GtrA family protein produces the protein MMNRAFSKFLKQDFARFLMSGGFNTALTYGIYLILLMFLSYKISYTISYVTGILLAYVLNRFFVFKSHQGLRSVILLPLIYAIQYCLSLVILWCWVEKLQFDERLAPLAAIALTLPVTFILSKLAFAAKAEKSQ, from the coding sequence ATGATGAATCGGGCTTTTTCAAAATTCTTAAAACAGGATTTTGCTCGATTCCTGATGTCAGGCGGTTTCAACACCGCCTTGACCTATGGAATCTATCTCATTCTGTTGATGTTCCTGTCCTATAAAATCAGTTACACGATTTCTTATGTGACCGGAATATTGCTGGCCTATGTTCTGAATCGATTCTTTGTCTTCAAGAGCCATCAGGGCCTGCGTTCTGTGATCCTGCTGCCGCTTATTTACGCGATTCAGTATTGCTTGAGTCTGGTCATACTCTGGTGCTGGGTCGAAAAGCTGCAGTTTGACGAAAGACTTGCGCCTTTGGCCGCTATTGCATTAACTCTGCCTGTGACGTTCATCCTGTCAAAACTTGCGTTCGCCGCCAAGGCCGAGAAGAGCCAGTAA
- a CDS encoding J domain-containing protein: MTTPPASPRIVAQPSRPQLSAGQKKFNTLMEKLETRRKLLQQWLSISATCEKLWIEELVPMLSEQAANEMNKLRLLDVAFDQFRLAKKDRHTLLEIICVLTTSLIGGEHDEELKQLYLKYTGNDYDEEERLQRQRFKSSLEEDLGVELDDDVDLDSLEDVTRHVEEKLREQAEQAQGAQKPKKPTASELRREQEEAEGSQSLREIYRKLASALHPDREQDADERERKTALMQRVNEAYENDNLLALLQMQMEIEQIDQSHIDSISDKRLKHFNRILSEQLRELEDEIHDRKMLIREQFLMDPYEDLKPKTANTKCARQVKAIREHLDEEQDELQLLTDPKSLKAWLRDQRGMAEMLERVEEFDDLEMLETLLR; encoded by the coding sequence ATGACCACCCCACCCGCCTCGCCACGTATCGTCGCGCAACCGTCCAGGCCGCAATTGAGCGCCGGTCAGAAGAAATTCAACACGCTGATGGAAAAGCTCGAAACCAGGCGCAAGCTTTTGCAGCAGTGGCTCTCGATTTCAGCCACCTGCGAAAAGCTGTGGATCGAAGAACTGGTTCCGATGCTCAGTGAGCAGGCCGCGAACGAGATGAACAAGCTGCGCTTGCTTGACGTAGCTTTCGATCAGTTCCGCCTGGCCAAAAAAGACAGGCACACGCTGCTCGAGATTATCTGCGTCCTGACCACATCGCTCATTGGCGGCGAACACGATGAAGAACTGAAGCAGCTCTACCTCAAATACACCGGTAACGACTACGACGAGGAGGAGCGCCTGCAAAGACAGCGGTTCAAATCATCGCTGGAAGAAGATCTGGGCGTGGAACTGGACGACGATGTCGACCTGGACTCTCTCGAAGACGTGACCCGGCATGTTGAAGAGAAGCTGAGAGAACAGGCCGAGCAGGCGCAAGGCGCACAGAAGCCGAAAAAGCCGACGGCCAGCGAACTGCGTCGTGAGCAGGAAGAGGCTGAAGGCAGCCAGTCACTGCGCGAAATTTACCGCAAGCTGGCCAGCGCGCTGCACCCGGACCGTGAACAGGATGCCGATGAGCGCGAGCGGAAAACGGCGCTCATGCAACGGGTCAACGAGGCCTATGAAAATGACAACCTGCTGGCGCTGCTACAGATGCAAATGGAGATTGAGCAAATCGATCAGAGCCACATCGACAGCATCTCCGACAAGCGCCTCAAGCATTTCAACCGGATCCTGAGCGAACAGCTCAGAGAGCTGGAAGACGAGATCCACGATCGCAAGATGCTGATCCGGGAACAATTCCTGATGGACCCGTACGAGGACCTCAAACCCAAGACTGCCAACACAAAATGTGCCAGGCAGGTCAAAGCCATACGGGAGCATCTCGACGAGGAACAGGACGAACTGCAGTTACTGACCGACCCGAAAAGCCTTAAAGCCTGGCTCAGGGATCAACGGGGGATGGCCGAGATGCTGGAGAGAGTAGAAGAATTCGATGACCTGGAAATGCTGGAGACCCTGTTGCGCTGA
- a CDS encoding glycosyltransferase family 2 protein, which produces MTLLTLVIPVYRNESNLPDLLVAVTALDKQLGHDLEVVFVVDGSPDRCYELLREQLPAQSFKSKLILLSRNFGSFMAIRTGLQHGTGDRFAVMAADLQEPPELVLEMNTVLMRGDIDVVVGVREGRQDPWATRTASKIFWGFYRRYVIPEIPPGGVDMFACNKAFRDTLLTLEERHSSLIAQIFWMGYRREVVTYTRQERVHGTSAWTLRKKVNYLMDSVFSFTDMPIRILTRVGAFGSTFAALFGVFTLIAKLEGRIEVPGYAMIMLAITFLGCLNLLGLGIVGSYAWRTYENTKNRPLAIPMRIEGFGETHEQR; this is translated from the coding sequence ATGACTTTGCTGACGTTGGTCATTCCCGTCTATCGCAACGAGAGCAATCTTCCCGACTTGCTCGTCGCTGTGACGGCGCTTGATAAGCAGCTCGGACACGACCTGGAAGTTGTGTTCGTTGTGGATGGCAGCCCTGACCGCTGTTACGAACTACTCAGGGAACAACTACCGGCACAATCGTTCAAGTCCAAGCTGATCCTGCTGTCCAGAAACTTCGGATCATTCATGGCGATCCGCACGGGCTTACAGCATGGCACTGGCGACCGTTTTGCGGTAATGGCTGCAGATCTTCAAGAGCCGCCGGAACTGGTTCTGGAAATGAATACGGTACTGATGCGCGGCGATATCGACGTTGTGGTTGGTGTACGTGAAGGTCGTCAGGACCCATGGGCAACGCGGACTGCTTCAAAGATTTTCTGGGGCTTTTACCGTCGCTATGTCATCCCTGAAATACCGCCAGGCGGCGTTGATATGTTCGCCTGCAACAAGGCTTTTCGGGATACTCTGCTGACTCTTGAAGAGCGTCACAGCTCTCTCATCGCGCAGATCTTCTGGATGGGCTATCGCCGCGAAGTAGTTACCTATACCCGGCAGGAACGGGTTCACGGTACGTCTGCATGGACGCTGCGTAAAAAAGTCAATTACCTGATGGACAGCGTATTCTCCTTCACGGATATGCCTATACGTATATTGACCCGCGTCGGCGCGTTCGGCTCTACATTTGCGGCGCTGTTCGGTGTGTTCACACTCATCGCCAAGCTCGAAGGCAGAATTGAAGTACCCGGCTACGCAATGATCATGCTGGCCATCACCTTCCTCGGCTGTTTGAACCTGCTGGGATTGGGCATCGTCGGTTCTTATGCATGGCGCACTTACGAAAATACAAAGAATAGACCCTTGGCCATCCCGATGCGGATCGAGGGATTTGGAGAAACACATGAGCAGCGCTAA